In the Kaistella sp. 97-N-M2 genome, one interval contains:
- a CDS encoding GreA/GreB family elongation factor has translation MSRGFVKEDDQEEVPMVAPRADLPAGTDNFVTQNGIDALLAEREILLREQENLDSSQEKEYRISFNHSNAKLQLLNERIATAKIIDSSKLPQDEVHFGAKVTFRNVANKMQQTFQLVGVDEANISKGKISFITPIAKALMNKKVGDEAILNLGETKNVFEILKIEY, from the coding sequence ATGAGCCGAGGATTTGTAAAAGAAGATGATCAGGAAGAAGTTCCGATGGTAGCACCAAGAGCGGATTTGCCCGCGGGAACCGACAATTTCGTGACGCAGAATGGCATCGATGCCTTACTCGCTGAGCGCGAGATCCTTTTGCGCGAACAGGAAAATTTAGATTCTTCTCAGGAAAAGGAATACCGGATTTCCTTCAATCATTCGAATGCAAAACTTCAGTTGCTGAACGAGCGCATTGCCACAGCAAAGATCATCGACAGTTCGAAACTGCCGCAGGACGAAGTGCATTTCGGTGCAAAGGTGACTTTTAGAAATGTTGCCAATAAAATGCAGCAGACTTTTCAGCTGGTTGGCGTGGACGAAGCCAATATTTCCAAAGGTAAAATATCTTTCATCACGCCGATTGCCAAAGCTTTAATGAATAAAAAAGTTGGCGACGAAGCCATTTTAAATTTAGGAGAAACCAAAAACGTTTTCGAAATTTTAAAGATTGAATATTAA
- a CDS encoding aminopeptidase has protein sequence MKRIFWGFMLFTNFVVVSAQQDTIYVAGKISADHRQLSVSQEITYFNTTSAPLDQIKLLNWVAAYQTRNTSLVNRKLQDRKNDLYFAKPEELGRLQHLQIKVGEQMISGVDASVENIYVLLPKKLEPGDKVRLFLDYVVDLPAKKFTGYGSDGRKIALKYFFLVPDSFEEEDPSPKHFSDIEENQSPGNYWKVNLNVPVNYFSQSNLPEVQPNYFEGKLNTDPEFVISENNFSTISTVVAGKKTDVNFGYILTEDERQNLEFYLPLQLNFIKNKIGFLPEKIFISEKFKKAENFTGLDDIKFWKFRYELFSEAERNDLNYLSIISKNIVEQATVFEKNQDHWLLNGLKTYLEIQYIERYYKDEKLLGDLPENLNIFGFKPLKFFHASDLKLSARYGLAYQYIMTQNLDQKIGESFINLSNYNANAISYFETGSLFSFVAAKMGAEKFDDFVRRFLEQNQNKHIDKKAFLDELTLTSGYSADFLEEFIDHKNRVNFKLKRYSKSEEAFQVKISKNTSEQIPFKIETETKAGEKKEFWFDTNESKKTTVYTIPQSNADKIVINDDYIFPEANFRDNYLYTKGIFSNTKKIKLKLLRDIPNPEFNEVYLNPRVNFNAYDRVLVGLNFKNSSFFDRKFNYSLTPYFSSGTGKATGSGTVSYSFQPAESFYRRLNVGVSGSYFHYDYDLKYRKLSVFADFSFNKNPRSDIGRSLGFSYNFFDKDLDPNRLTANDYQKYNLWTVGYGYSDRQMIHEKYVSANLQFMEDFQKISGEAFYRWEFAQDKKVSFRFFGGYFATNKTKNNLFDYGISRLSNYSFSYGLLGQSATTGLLSQQYILAEGGFKSYLGTTANQWITSVNVDSHVWRWFNVYADAGVYKNKLHDPLFIWDSGVKLKVIPDFLEVYFPIQSSLGFEPSFKDYGKRIRFTLSLNFSAITSYFRRGWF, from the coding sequence ATGAAAAGAATTTTTTGGGGATTTATGTTGTTTACGAATTTTGTTGTGGTTTCTGCACAGCAAGATACCATCTATGTAGCCGGTAAAATTTCTGCAGACCACCGCCAGCTTTCTGTAAGTCAGGAAATTACTTATTTTAATACCACTTCTGCCCCGCTCGACCAGATTAAATTACTGAACTGGGTCGCCGCGTATCAAACCCGAAATACTTCCCTCGTCAACCGAAAATTACAGGACCGCAAAAATGATCTGTATTTTGCCAAACCAGAAGAACTGGGGAGATTACAGCACTTACAGATTAAAGTTGGGGAACAGATGATTTCAGGCGTCGATGCTTCCGTAGAGAATATCTATGTTCTGCTGCCGAAAAAGTTGGAACCCGGCGACAAGGTGAGGCTTTTTTTGGATTATGTGGTTGATCTTCCTGCCAAAAAATTTACGGGTTACGGCAGCGACGGTAGAAAAATAGCCCTGAAATATTTCTTTCTCGTTCCCGATAGTTTTGAGGAAGAAGATCCCTCGCCAAAACATTTCAGCGATATTGAAGAAAATCAAAGTCCCGGCAATTACTGGAAAGTTAATCTCAATGTTCCGGTGAACTATTTTTCGCAAAGTAATCTGCCCGAAGTTCAACCCAATTATTTCGAGGGAAAGCTCAATACCGATCCGGAGTTTGTTATTTCCGAAAATAATTTCAGCACCATTTCGACCGTTGTTGCGGGTAAAAAGACAGACGTTAATTTTGGTTATATTTTGACGGAAGATGAGCGCCAAAATCTGGAATTTTATCTGCCTCTGCAGTTAAACTTCATCAAAAATAAAATCGGTTTTCTGCCCGAAAAAATCTTCATCAGCGAAAAATTTAAAAAAGCCGAAAATTTTACGGGGCTGGACGACATTAAATTCTGGAAATTTCGGTATGAACTTTTTTCCGAAGCGGAAAGAAATGACCTGAATTATTTGAGCATTATTTCCAAAAACATTGTGGAACAGGCGACGGTTTTCGAGAAAAATCAAGATCACTGGCTCTTGAACGGGTTGAAAACTTACCTCGAAATTCAATACATCGAACGCTATTATAAAGACGAAAAGCTTTTGGGAGATTTGCCGGAGAATCTGAATATTTTCGGTTTTAAACCCTTGAAGTTTTTTCACGCTTCCGATTTAAAACTTTCCGCGCGGTATGGTTTGGCTTATCAGTACATCATGACGCAGAATCTGGATCAGAAAATTGGCGAATCCTTTATTAATTTGAGTAACTACAACGCCAATGCCATCAGTTATTTCGAGACCGGAAGTTTGTTTTCTTTTGTCGCTGCAAAGATGGGCGCCGAAAAATTCGATGATTTTGTGCGGCGTTTTTTAGAACAGAATCAGAACAAACATATCGACAAAAAAGCCTTTTTGGATGAACTTACCTTGACTTCCGGATATTCTGCAGATTTTCTGGAGGAATTTATCGACCATAAAAACCGCGTGAATTTTAAATTGAAACGTTACTCAAAATCAGAGGAAGCCTTTCAGGTTAAAATTTCAAAAAACACGTCGGAACAAATTCCCTTTAAGATAGAGACCGAAACAAAAGCCGGCGAAAAAAAAGAATTTTGGTTTGATACGAACGAATCAAAAAAAACCACGGTTTATACTATTCCGCAGTCGAACGCGGATAAAATTGTGATTAACGATGACTACATTTTCCCGGAGGCTAATTTTCGCGACAATTATCTGTACACAAAAGGTATTTTCTCTAACACGAAAAAAATTAAGTTAAAACTTCTTCGCGATATTCCCAATCCGGAATTTAACGAAGTTTACCTGAATCCGCGCGTTAATTTTAATGCGTACGACCGTGTTTTGGTGGGGTTAAACTTTAAAAATTCGTCCTTTTTCGATCGTAAGTTCAATTATTCTTTAACGCCTTATTTCAGTTCGGGCACGGGAAAAGCCACGGGTTCGGGCACGGTTTCTTACTCTTTTCAGCCGGCAGAAAGTTTTTACCGGCGCTTAAACGTGGGTGTTTCGGGTTCTTATTTTCATTATGATTATGACTTAAAATACCGGAAACTGTCGGTTTTTGCAGATTTTAGCTTTAATAAAAATCCAAGAAGCGATATTGGCAGAAGTTTAGGTTTTTCTTATAATTTTTTTGATAAGGATTTAGATCCGAACCGCCTGACGGCAAACGATTACCAAAAATACAATCTCTGGACTGTGGGTTACGGCTATTCGGACCGCCAGATGATTCATGAAAAATATGTAAGTGCAAACCTGCAGTTTATGGAAGATTTTCAGAAAATTTCGGGCGAAGCTTTTTACCGCTGGGAATTTGCGCAGGATAAAAAGGTAAGTTTCCGTTTTTTCGGCGGTTATTTCGCTACGAATAAAACTAAAAACAATTTGTTCGATTACGGAATTTCGCGGCTTTCCAACTACTCCTTTTCTTATGGACTGTTGGGGCAAAGCGCCACTACGGGCTTGCTTTCGCAACAGTATATTCTGGCGGAAGGCGGTTTCAAATCTTATCTGGGCACAACGGCCAACCAATGGATTACTTCCGTTAACGTGGATTCTCATGTCTGGCGTTGGTTCAACGTATACGCAGATGCGGGCGTTTACAAAAACAAATTGCACGATCCGCTGTTTATCTGGGATTCGGGCGTGAAATTAAAGGTGATTCCTGATTTCCTGGAGGTTTACTTTCCCATCCAGAGTTCACTCGGTTTTGAGCCTTCTTTTAAGGATTACGGCAAAAGAATCCGTTTTACCTTGTCGCTTAATTTTTCCGCGATCACGAGCTATTTCCGACGAGGTTGGTTTTAA
- a CDS encoding lamin tail domain-containing protein, whose product MKKIFTILGLTAIATMSNAQIVISEVYGGGGGATATFATDYVELVNLGSSSATLSGATLQYASASGSFNSYAVLPNITLNAGQKYLIEMAPSSAPTAGAALPTPDYIIANNTSFSNGNTYTGGFNMSASNGKIVLANAVVQITAPTDAAVVDFVGYGTANIYEGAGAAPALDATSSATRNAGDTNNNAADFVKAAPTPQNTASLAVSDVNGIKINLVKNSNVNNTIVFGAKANVQIISANGQVVKTATVSENTNLDVSSLPKGMYLISAEVNGQKVSQKIMKN is encoded by the coding sequence ATGAAAAAAATCTTTACAATTTTAGGATTAACCGCAATCGCTACGATGAGCAACGCGCAGATCGTAATCAGCGAGGTTTATGGCGGCGGCGGCGGCGCTACTGCAACTTTCGCAACAGATTATGTAGAACTTGTAAATCTGGGATCCTCCTCAGCTACGTTAAGTGGTGCTACGTTGCAGTATGCGTCGGCAAGCGGTAGTTTTAATTCTTATGCTGTTTTACCGAATATTACTTTAAACGCAGGTCAAAAATATTTGATCGAAATGGCACCGTCTAGTGCGCCAACTGCCGGCGCGGCTCTACCAACACCGGATTATATTATAGCAAACAATACCTCTTTCAGCAATGGCAATACCTACACTGGTGGGTTTAATATGTCCGCTTCCAACGGAAAGATTGTATTGGCCAATGCAGTAGTACAGATTACGGCTCCAACAGATGCCGCAGTTGTTGATTTTGTGGGATACGGTACTGCAAACATTTATGAAGGCGCAGGAGCAGCACCGGCTTTAGATGCTACAAGTTCTGCGACCAGAAATGCAGGAGATACCAATAATAATGCTGCAGATTTTGTGAAAGCAGCACCAACACCTCAAAATACCGCCAGTTTAGCAGTATCTGATGTGAACGGAATTAAAATTAACCTGGTTAAAAATTCGAATGTGAATAACACCATCGTTTTCGGTGCCAAAGCTAACGTTCAAATCATCAGTGCAAACGGACAGGTTGTAAAAACCGCTACTGTTTCCGAAAACACAAACTTAGATGTTTCTTCTTTGCCAAAAGGAATGTACCTCATTTCTGCGGAAGTAAACGGACAAAAAGTTTCTCAGAAAATTATGAAGAACTAA
- a CDS encoding DUF4846 domain-containing protein has product MLRSIFHIVFLLLLLGFETVFSQVTETTVPLIIDRTRSTIRTRFTPPQGYFWVNEMPGSFGEYLLNFPLHPPNFPVRDYNAVPIKKQYNHIAILRIDVGDKDLQQCADAWMRLYAEYLWSQKRFEEIGFEFTSGQYFSWSDYKKGIRTKEVKTRVSFFNTGKSDDSYERFREYLNVIFRYAGTISLDHESVPVLRNSQIQTGDFLIKPGSPGHSVIVVGVARNKLGKRLYLLAESFMPAQDIHILRNPVNSKLSPWYELDVNSPKTVTAKYIFEPTSVKRFHSLAEKEKERP; this is encoded by the coding sequence ATGTTGAGGTCTATTTTTCATATCGTTTTTCTTCTCTTGCTGCTTGGCTTTGAAACTGTTTTTTCGCAGGTTACAGAAACAACGGTGCCGTTAATTATCGACAGAACCCGATCTACAATCCGCACGCGGTTTACGCCACCACAAGGTTATTTTTGGGTGAACGAAATGCCGGGAAGTTTTGGTGAATATCTTCTTAATTTTCCGCTGCATCCGCCAAATTTTCCCGTCCGCGACTACAATGCCGTACCCATCAAAAAACAATACAATCACATCGCCATCCTGCGGATCGACGTGGGCGACAAAGATCTCCAACAATGCGCTGATGCGTGGATGCGGCTGTATGCAGAATATCTGTGGTCGCAGAAAAGATTTGAAGAGATTGGTTTCGAATTTACAAGCGGCCAGTATTTTTCGTGGAGTGATTATAAAAAAGGAATCCGCACGAAAGAAGTAAAAACGCGTGTCAGCTTTTTCAACACCGGAAAAAGCGATGATTCTTATGAACGTTTCCGGGAATATCTGAATGTTATTTTTCGGTACGCAGGAACGATTTCTTTGGATCATGAATCGGTTCCTGTTCTGAGGAATTCCCAAATTCAAACCGGAGACTTTCTCATCAAACCCGGAAGTCCGGGGCATTCGGTTATTGTTGTGGGTGTTGCGCGCAACAAGTTGGGGAAACGGCTTTATCTATTGGCGGAAAGTTTTATGCCGGCGCAGGACATTCATATCTTAAGAAATCCCGTTAACAGTAAGCTTTCGCCGTGGTATGAGCTTGATGTAAATTCACCGAAAACCGTTACGGCAAAATATATTTTTGAACCCACGTCGGTAAAGAGATTTCACAGTCTTGCAGAAAAAGAAAAGGAGCGCCCTTAA
- a CDS encoding YceI family protein encodes MLKKMTALLAVLMLTVSAFAQKVLVNDPAHSRIQFTVVHLGINDITGNFNTTALTINADEKNFVNSKITFSTDINSINTNIEARDTHLKSAEFFDAAAYPKMEFASTSIVKGKNKNEYTMTGNLTMHGVTKPVVLDLIYRGSTLNQMNKKQTYSYQVMGTLKRSDFEIGTKFPDAMVSDQVKIKGDFELTEK; translated from the coding sequence ATGTTAAAGAAAATGACCGCTCTGCTCGCAGTTCTGATGTTGACAGTTTCTGCCTTCGCTCAAAAAGTTTTGGTGAACGATCCGGCCCATTCCAGAATTCAGTTCACCGTAGTGCACCTCGGAATCAACGATATCACGGGGAATTTCAATACGACTGCTTTAACCATTAATGCTGATGAGAAAAATTTTGTGAATTCAAAAATCACTTTTAGCACGGATATCAACTCCATCAACACGAATATCGAAGCACGCGATACGCACCTTAAAAGCGCCGAATTTTTTGATGCTGCTGCCTATCCAAAGATGGAATTTGCCTCAACCTCTATCGTAAAAGGCAAAAACAAAAACGAATATACCATGACGGGTAACCTTACCATGCACGGCGTTACAAAACCTGTTGTATTAGACCTTATTTACAGAGGTTCTACTTTAAACCAAATGAACAAAAAACAAACGTACTCTTATCAGGTGATGGGAACTCTAAAAAGATCCGATTTCGAAATTGGTACCAAATTTCCCGATGCAATGGTGAGCGATCAGGTAAAAATTAAAGGCGATTTTGAGCTTACTGAAAAATAA
- a CDS encoding T9SS type A sorting domain-containing protein: MKKLYSLIAVAMFSVAAIAQTTVLSDDFASASAGDNTSTNNNSMAWPGDANFPDGGLVKAFQAGGAVKLGTGSLVGSITSKALDFSADGGLFKVSFDVKGWSVVEGDITVTVSGLAPQTVTYTATRTDAFQTKTVSFTGGTAGSTVTIATTAKRAFIDNVKVITDPVVLAVGDVNATKANLVKNTVVANNIIFAAKAKVQVINANGQVVKTASVDENTSLEVSGLPKGMYLVTGNINGQPVSQKIIKK; encoded by the coding sequence ATGAAAAAACTTTATTCTTTAATCGCGGTAGCGATGTTTTCTGTTGCAGCAATTGCACAAACCACTGTTTTATCTGACGACTTTGCTTCGGCAAGCGCGGGAGACAATACCTCCACCAACAATAACAGCATGGCGTGGCCGGGTGATGCGAACTTTCCGGACGGAGGTCTTGTAAAAGCTTTCCAGGCTGGCGGTGCCGTGAAATTAGGAACAGGATCTTTAGTAGGCTCCATTACTTCAAAAGCTTTAGACTTTTCTGCAGATGGTGGCCTTTTTAAGGTTTCTTTCGATGTTAAAGGCTGGTCTGTTGTAGAAGGAGATATTACCGTAACCGTAAGTGGTTTGGCTCCTCAAACTGTTACTTACACGGCGACAAGAACTGATGCCTTTCAAACTAAAACAGTTTCGTTTACCGGTGGTACTGCAGGTTCTACTGTAACTATTGCAACAACTGCAAAAAGAGCTTTTATTGATAACGTAAAAGTTATTACAGACCCTGTTGTTTTGGCAGTTGGTGATGTAAACGCGACAAAAGCGAATCTTGTGAAAAATACGGTAGTTGCGAACAACATTATTTTTGCCGCAAAAGCAAAGGTACAGGTAATCAATGCAAACGGGCAGGTCGTAAAAACTGCCTCTGTTGACGAAAATACTTCCTTAGAAGTTTCCGGACTTCCAAAAGGAATGTACCTCGTTACAGGAAATATAAACGGTCAACCGGTTTCTCAAAAAATCATCAAAAAGTAA